Proteins found in one Pseudomonadota bacterium genomic segment:
- a CDS encoding VWA domain-containing protein has product MITAASAPRIAEEWQLTAVGGLDVLLLAALTALAAGGVIWTWLTLDPKLPLRVRVELTALRAAALALGVALLLQPTLRLLEMKPIRPRLAILVDVSGSMRGGGAQSRLAEVRGLLEAAAPALERLASSTEIRWYAFAEDLSPAADVQSALATDTATRATDLGRALEKLASQARDEAWNAVLVIGDGADTAARRTAAGGSRDVKFAKKLGVPVNTVAITRAKRQRDLAIAAVKADPFAFARSDTPITVSLTSTGLAEKKMEVTLSQGGSVMQARTVELVGGAAETVFSVRPFRLGRNVLTVTTAIPPGDEIPENNTAHVAFEVLRDKVRVLHIAGRPSWDQRFLRDTLSAWPHIDLVSFYVLRTPFQSTTLGSDGMTLIPFPTADLFERHLDEFDILIFQDLDPAGIGVDRYLEKIAGYVRGGGGLALLGGAEAFGPSAMARPPFSEILPVAIPSTGRTATVDANAVRVALTEAGKRHPVTRLLEDEAQNVARWDSLERLDGMVRVAGVRDQGVVLAAPANDPGDRASAPLISVREAGDGRVVAIATDSLWRWRFSGPLLGGSADAYPDLWRRVVDWLSRDPRLDRLRVEVTPATPRPDEPISLRVELVDESFRAVPHAKLVADIGWSDATGVARSAQIPVSLDADGRFLREWRPVASGPHEVRVSAAGLPSAEASFLVASRDVELQHLEPDIGFLRGIAESTGGRFGVDAVDFDHLERADTPTREILSRKDSPLWSHPAAFLLLFAALLGEWLLRRRIGLN; this is encoded by the coding sequence GGGCTCGACGTCCTCCTGCTCGCCGCGCTCACGGCGCTGGCGGCGGGCGGAGTGATCTGGACCTGGCTCACCCTCGATCCGAAGCTCCCGCTGCGCGTTCGCGTCGAGCTGACGGCGCTGCGCGCGGCCGCGCTGGCGCTGGGCGTGGCGCTCCTCCTGCAACCCACGCTCCGCCTGCTCGAGATGAAGCCGATCCGGCCCCGGCTCGCGATCCTCGTCGACGTGTCGGGATCGATGCGGGGCGGCGGCGCGCAGTCCCGCCTGGCGGAGGTCCGCGGCCTCCTCGAGGCCGCCGCGCCGGCGCTCGAGCGGCTCGCCTCGTCGACGGAGATCCGCTGGTACGCCTTCGCGGAGGATCTCTCGCCGGCGGCGGACGTGCAATCGGCGCTCGCGACGGACACCGCCACCCGCGCGACGGACCTCGGCCGGGCCCTCGAGAAGCTCGCCTCCCAGGCTCGCGACGAGGCGTGGAACGCGGTGCTCGTCATCGGCGACGGCGCCGACACAGCCGCGCGGCGGACCGCCGCGGGGGGCTCCCGAGACGTGAAGTTCGCGAAGAAGCTCGGCGTACCTGTCAACACGGTCGCCATCACCCGCGCGAAGCGGCAGCGGGATCTCGCGATCGCCGCGGTCAAGGCGGATCCGTTCGCGTTCGCCCGCAGCGACACGCCCATCACCGTGTCGCTGACGTCGACGGGGCTCGCGGAGAAGAAGATGGAGGTCACCCTGTCGCAGGGGGGCTCCGTGATGCAGGCGCGGACGGTCGAGCTCGTCGGCGGCGCCGCGGAGACCGTGTTCTCCGTGAGGCCGTTCCGCCTCGGGCGCAACGTCCTCACCGTGACGACCGCGATCCCGCCGGGCGACGAGATCCCGGAGAACAACACCGCCCACGTGGCGTTCGAGGTGCTGCGGGACAAGGTGCGCGTGCTGCACATCGCGGGACGCCCGTCCTGGGATCAACGGTTCCTGCGCGACACGCTGAGCGCGTGGCCCCACATCGACCTCGTCTCGTTCTACGTCCTCCGCACGCCCTTCCAGTCCACGACCCTCGGCTCGGACGGCATGACGCTGATCCCCTTCCCCACCGCCGATCTGTTCGAGCGGCACCTCGACGAGTTCGACATCCTCATCTTCCAGGACCTGGATCCGGCGGGGATCGGCGTCGACCGCTACCTCGAGAAGATCGCCGGGTACGTTCGCGGGGGCGGCGGCCTCGCGCTCCTGGGCGGCGCGGAGGCGTTCGGGCCGAGCGCCATGGCGCGGCCGCCCTTCTCGGAGATCCTGCCCGTCGCGATCCCGTCGACCGGGAGGACCGCGACCGTCGATGCGAACGCGGTGCGCGTCGCGCTCACCGAGGCCGGGAAGCGCCACCCGGTGACGCGGCTCCTCGAGGACGAGGCGCAGAACGTCGCCAGGTGGGATTCCCTCGAGCGGCTCGACGGCATGGTGCGCGTGGCCGGCGTCCGGGATCAGGGGGTGGTCCTGGCGGCACCCGCGAACGACCCGGGCGACCGCGCGAGCGCGCCCCTCATCTCCGTCCGCGAGGCCGGCGACGGCCGCGTCGTCGCGATCGCCACGGACTCGCTCTGGCGCTGGCGCTTCAGCGGCCCGCTGCTCGGCGGCTCCGCCGACGCGTATCCGGATCTCTGGCGCCGCGTCGTCGACTGGCTGAGCCGCGATCCGCGCCTCGACAGGCTCCGGGTCGAGGTCACGCCCGCGACGCCGCGCCCCGACGAGCCGATCTCGCTGCGCGTCGAGCTCGTGGACGAGTCATTCCGCGCGGTGCCGCACGCGAAGCTCGTCGCCGACATCGGGTGGTCGGACGCGACCGGCGTGGCGCGCTCCGCGCAGATCCCGGTCAGCCTCGACGCCGACGGGAGGTTCCTGCGCGAGTGGCGCCCCGTCGCCTCCGGACCGCACGAGGTGCGCGTGTCGGCGGCGGGCCTCCCTTCGGCCGAGGCGTCCTTCCTCGTCGCGTCGCGCGACGTCGAGCTGCAGCACCTCGAACCGGACATCGGCTTCCTGCGCGGGATCGCGGAGTCGACCGGCGGGCGCTTCGGCGTCGACGCCGTGGACTTCGATCACCTGGAGCGCGCCGACACGCCGACGCGAGAGATCCTCTCCCGGAAGGACTCCCCGCTCTGGAGCC